The following coding sequences lie in one Brevibacterium marinum genomic window:
- a CDS encoding MIP/aquaporin family protein, with protein sequence MGTIFLYEIGGTAMLTLLGVGVVANVVLGKTKGNGGGWLLISFGWGLAVFAGVFVAFKTGAHINPAVTFGILASGAGEYADGIPVTFANTVAYLSAEMIGAVIGAFLAWAVYKKHYDEEKDAGSILGTFSTGPEIRSYGWNFLTEVIATFVLVFVILLFGGTPDKLGPLAVALLVVAIGASLGGPTGYAINPARDLGPRIVHALLPIPNKGGSDWAYSWVPIAGPLVGAVIAGLASRAFV encoded by the coding sequence ATGGGTACCATCTTCCTCTACGAGATCGGCGGCACGGCGATGCTCACGCTGCTCGGCGTCGGCGTCGTCGCCAATGTGGTCCTGGGCAAAACGAAGGGCAACGGGGGAGGCTGGCTCCTCATCTCGTTCGGCTGGGGCCTGGCCGTCTTCGCCGGTGTCTTCGTCGCCTTCAAGACCGGCGCGCACATCAACCCGGCAGTGACCTTCGGCATCCTCGCCAGCGGGGCCGGCGAATACGCCGACGGCATCCCGGTGACCTTCGCCAACACTGTCGCCTACCTCTCGGCCGAGATGATCGGCGCCGTGATCGGTGCCTTCCTCGCCTGGGCCGTGTACAAGAAGCACTACGACGAGGAGAAGGACGCCGGCAGCATCCTCGGCACCTTCTCCACCGGTCCCGAGATCCGCAGCTACGGGTGGAACTTCCTCACCGAGGTCATCGCCACCTTCGTCCTCGTCTTCGTCATCCTGCTCTTCGGAGGCACTCCGGACAAACTCGGCCCGCTGGCCGTCGCCCTGCTCGTCGTCGCCATCGGCGCATCGCTGGGCGGACCCACCGGCTACGCGATCAACCCCGCCCGTGACCTCGGGCCCCGCATCGTCCACGCTCTGCTGCCGATCCCGAACAAGGGCGGTTCCGACTGGGCGTATTCGTGGGTGCCGATCGCCGGACCTCTCGTGGGCGCCGTCATCGCCGGCCTGGCCTCCCGGGCCTTCGTCTGA